In Anaerolineales bacterium, a single window of DNA contains:
- a CDS encoding MFS transporter, whose protein sequence is MTESADQVTEKASIRQLPRNVWAVGLTSFFMDVSSEMVLNILPLFLANVLGVKTNVIGLIEGLAEATASILKLFSGWLSDKLGGRKWLAVVGYGLSALSKPFFYFATTWEMIAVVRWVDRVGKGIRTAPRDALVADSVTKETRGLAFGFHRALDTAGAMTGIIIAVVIVWLTQKNSADLMKPTFETVVLISLLPAFLAVLSLIIGARDVPVKERRAAPRFSLRGMGRPFIIFLVIVCIFTLGNSADAFLVLRAQNLGVSVTGILLMLVMFNLIYSLVSTPAGALSDRVGRKRLIIGGWLVYAAIYLGFAFASISWQVWLLYVVYGLYYGMAFGTANALVADLVPENLRGTAYGTYNATVGILAFPASFIAGLLWQGIGSWPGFGPSAPFMFGGTLALIAALLMAFWMPKINPGGEASYKAGGQ, encoded by the coding sequence ATGACTGAATCAGCTGACCAGGTAACCGAAAAAGCTTCCATTCGGCAATTGCCTCGCAACGTTTGGGCTGTTGGCTTAACGAGCTTCTTCATGGATGTGTCCAGCGAGATGGTGCTTAATATCCTGCCTCTATTTCTGGCGAACGTGCTGGGGGTGAAGACCAACGTGATTGGCTTGATTGAAGGGCTAGCCGAAGCAACTGCCAGCATTTTGAAACTATTTTCAGGCTGGTTGTCCGACAAGCTGGGTGGGCGTAAGTGGTTGGCGGTCGTAGGCTATGGGTTGTCAGCGCTTTCAAAACCTTTCTTTTACTTTGCCACCACGTGGGAGATGATCGCCGTTGTCCGCTGGGTTGATAGGGTAGGCAAGGGCATCCGAACCGCCCCGCGTGATGCCCTGGTAGCCGATTCTGTCACCAAGGAAACACGTGGCCTGGCATTCGGTTTTCATCGCGCCCTCGACACAGCCGGTGCGATGACCGGCATCATCATCGCCGTGGTGATCGTATGGCTCACCCAAAAGAACTCCGCAGATTTGATGAAGCCAACGTTTGAGACCGTGGTGTTGATTAGTTTGCTTCCGGCCTTCCTGGCCGTCTTGTCGCTGATCATTGGAGCCAGGGATGTCCCGGTTAAAGAGCGGCGTGCCGCTCCCAGGTTTTCCTTACGTGGCATGGGTCGACCATTCATTATCTTCCTGGTCATCGTTTGTATCTTTACCTTGGGGAACTCTGCAGATGCCTTCCTTGTGCTGCGTGCTCAAAATCTTGGCGTGTCCGTGACGGGCATCCTGTTGATGCTGGTCATGTTCAACCTGATCTATTCCCTGGTATCCACACCGGCAGGTGCCCTCTCCGACCGCGTCGGCCGTAAGCGGTTGATCATCGGCGGATGGCTGGTATATGCGGCGATTTATCTGGGATTCGCTTTCGCGAGCATCTCCTGGCAGGTGTGGTTGCTTTATGTGGTGTACGGCCTGTATTACGGCATGGCATTCGGGACAGCCAATGCCCTGGTTGCCGACCTGGTCCCTGAGAATCTGAGGGGCACTGCCTATGGCACCTATAATGCCACCGTCGGGATCCTGGCATTCCCGGCTTCTTTTATTGCCGGGCTGCTTTGGCAGGGGATTGGTTCATGGCCAGGGTTTGGGCCATCCGCCCCCTTCATGTTTGGTGGAACGCTTGCCTTAATCGCCGCCTTGCTGATGGCCTTCTGGATGCCGAAAATAAATCCAGGAGGAGAGGCTTCCTACAAGGCAGGAGGGCAGTAA
- a CDS encoding class I SAM-dependent methyltransferase, which produces MEEFDFDAVFDVDDYLYFYSEALTDERTEAEVSALVSLLGLDQPAKILDLACGFGRHTNRLATLGHTMTGVDIMPGFLEIARQEATRMGVLVDYQQADMRQITFEDEFDYVTILFTAFGYFSDEQNLQVLVNVSQALKVGGRFVFDSMNRDAIVKNFLPATVIEKEGNLLIDRMSFDSLQGRFYNKRIVIRDGVRKDKPYFVRLYNANEIKDLLGKAGLELENVYGGLDRKAFTSDSRRMVVIAHKPSGVTV; this is translated from the coding sequence ATGGAAGAATTCGATTTTGATGCGGTATTCGATGTTGATGACTACCTGTATTTTTACAGTGAGGCCTTAACTGACGAGCGCACCGAGGCAGAGGTCAGTGCGCTGGTCAGCTTGCTTGGCTTGGATCAGCCAGCGAAAATCCTTGACCTGGCTTGCGGGTTCGGCCGTCATACCAACCGTTTGGCTACGCTCGGACACACCATGACCGGTGTCGACATCATGCCTGGCTTCCTTGAAATCGCTCGTCAGGAGGCTACCCGGATGGGCGTCCTGGTGGATTATCAGCAGGCGGATATGCGGCAAATAACCTTCGAGGATGAATTTGATTATGTCACGATCTTGTTTACCGCCTTTGGTTATTTTTCTGATGAACAGAACCTTCAGGTCTTGGTCAATGTTAGCCAGGCGTTGAAAGTAGGCGGCAGGTTCGTCTTCGATAGCATGAACCGGGATGCGATCGTAAAAAATTTCCTTCCCGCCACGGTTATAGAAAAGGAAGGTAACTTGCTTATTGACCGCATGTCCTTCGATAGCCTGCAAGGCAGGTTTTATAATAAACGGATCGTTATCAGGGATGGTGTTCGTAAGGATAAACCTTACTTTGTCCGTTTATATAATGCAAATGAGATCAAGGACTTGCTGGGAAAAGCTGGTTTGGAGCTTGAAAATGTTTACGGTGGTCTGGATCGAAAGGCGTTCACATCCGATTCTCGCCGAATGGTCGTGATCGCCCATAAACCAAGTGGCGTAACGGTTTGA